Within Limanda limanda chromosome 17, fLimLim1.1, whole genome shotgun sequence, the genomic segment tgtatttgtttttactcaAGTGTTGGGAATAATCCAGTTCAGGGGGTtgggacagagacaaacaccagCATTTGGATTTCTGCAGCTTGTTTTAACATCACCCACTAGATCAGACCAGATGAAGCAACAGACGACTGAACAGCAGAATTTTGAGGAAACACATCCTGACTCAACCACGTGACTAACTGCTTACGCACACTGGAGCGCTACTTAGTCTTGTAAAAACCTTGGAGATTACTAGCTATTCTACCAGTTTGGTTTATTTGAAGGGCCCAATATGAACCCTGTCACAGCACACAGAGTACACGGGTTCATTCCAAGAGCTGAGCTCATCTCCCTGCCTGCCAATAAAACACCAATACAAGCACAACCTGCCACTAAGCAAGCCGGACACAACCAGCTGCTCACACGTCACTGTTATTAgcgtgttcacacacacacacacacacacactgcgtgGGATATAAACGTGTTCGGTGAAACCAAACATTTAAcacaggggtcttcaacgtttttcaggccaaggacccccaaactggtggagagatggagcagggacaccctactatatatattgtatacaattgtgttttatattaaactggacctagtgccatatataaacatagctaccctgttattgtgcattcaatactaagccattcaaatattacacggttcatatattcatgtttttaatttaaacatgtgcaagggtggccatgccactgccatttataaacatacatcttgcatacaacactgagctattaaagtaattcacagattcatgtttttatttttaacatacatgtagaagagacagtgaatcctcaagccatctgtggatggcacacatactcccacattagtgagatgtcggaccctgatgggtagcacacaacttatctaaccttggacggatggaggttgtcaggcagagggtcaaatcagcctcacaatatgttggatgcatgttaatgtgtattttaagacatttaaatttgcgggaaaaaaattggttcgaaaataaaaaaaaatataaaaaatggtttaatcaaccaaacattttgcgacccccctgcagtacctctgcggaccccctaggggtcacgggccccctgttgaagacctctgatttTACAGATAGTGACAGGTCATACATCCAGTGTCAAACTTTCATTTTTCGTTCGTTTTGTCATATCTTCCCTTGCATAttaagggtaaaaaaaaagatgtactGTGAGCACATTGTACTGTGACCAGACTCCAAAAACCTGCAGCACAGGATGGGTCAGGCAGTTCGATCTGAAAGAACCACGCTCTGTTCTGGCTTGTTTACAACGTTGCGTAACCTTGGTCCCAGCCGCTCGGAGGGGAGAGGACATGgagtaaagagaaaaacacaaagtgattaTGTAAGCAGCTGGCAGCTCTCACTGTCAATCCAAACAACAGGTCATGTGGAAGACAGACTGGATCCAACTAATGCTTTAATCAACTTTCCCTCTGCTCttgtgttttgaaaagaaacacaCTAGTATACCATGTTACCCAGAGGAGTTTCTGATCAATTGGTACAACTTAACCAATTCATGCTTGTATTGctcatataaacacaagtgCGCAAATCCAATATATAGATGTGGGCAGGAACctaactgaataaaaacattacgTTGCAGAGGTCATTCAAGTAGAAGATATACTTATTTACTTATATGAGGAGGTGAAGTTATTTTTATGTGATTTaaattttctatttctttcaaggaaaaagaaaaaaaaacttcacaaaTAACTGACAAACAAGCCTCATCAACCAACACCAGGAAGCCAAAGTTAACGGCCCAAACACTTCCTCCCATGTAAAGGGGAACTGAAGTTTGCCCATGCAAGCTAATGCAAATCAAAGAGTTACTATGAACTAAATATCCAAGTGATCAGAATTTGAACCGtcaatgttttacattttgctTAACAAATGCATGTTAGGAAAATACACTTGTGAAATGAATTAGGCTTATGTTTCAGGGTTTCCTACAACATCTTGCTTCAGGAGGTGGTCTACCCCTCAATGCGAACAACCATATATTTTGCCTATGGTACAGATAGAAAATATAATGAAACTATAAAAACAATTAAGTCAGTGTCAAAAGCCAGAGCTGGGTATTACAGGTTAATTAGATGTCAGTGATTAAGTGTTCAGTGCACAGCCTGTAAAAGCTCTTCATTAATTAACAATGCCCCTTCTCTGCTGTTGTTCAGATGACCAAAGCTTAAGCTCAGAAATGTGATCAGCTGTTCTCAACCAATGTTGCCAGGAGCTGTGAACCTCCAACATGATGACCCCATAGGATGCATTGAATAAAAGGTGGCAGGGCTCAGTCAGGAAGATGTGCATGTTTTGATTAGATCACTTCTGATTGTTATTTTGAGAGCCGGATTTGCCCCTTGAATGCAGAGCATAACATGCACTTCTCCTGATAATCAGTGTCCAACATGGGACCAAACTCATACTGAGACCATACTAAGAGGTGGCACATCTAATCAGTCCTTACATATTCCACAGATTGAATAGGGGACAGCCTTAGGCCCTTTGTAGATAAAACGAATTTATGAGCAGGCACTGAAAAGGGAGCCAGAGATCTTCATTTGTTCAAATTTAACTGAAAAGGACCCAAAACGAGCCCAGTGGACATTCTCATTTGTTTATTACCATGTTCATTTTAGAGGAAACTCTCAAAAGGTCGACATTAATCGGTGGGAACTTCCTGAAACCTCTCGATGAAATACTCCTTTATGTGAGCAGTCCTACTAGAGGCAGAAGATCGGGAAGTGAAGCGGCCTGTTGGATTCAGAGATCAGCTTGAGCAGCTCCGTGTTATTTTAGACTCGAGCAGTAAATAGCAAAGCCTGTGTCCTGCTCGGATCTTCTGTTTCTGGACTGCTGCTGCCTGACGGTGAttaaaggcagagagagagagaggggggtagTCTCATATTAGCTAGTTAATAGCTGATAAAGGGATTAGCTACATAGCAACCGTCAGTTCCCATACAGGTCGTTACCAAGGCTTCCTTTGGACACTTGTTATGACGGATACAGAAAAGAGTAGAGTAGAGCACAACGAACAAAGACACCGcttattgttatttaaaacaGCAGACGTTTCGTTACAGCTAGATGCTAACTTGGTAGCTTAGCATCAAACAGCTAACAGCTGATCGACCAGCAGCGTCTTTTGGGAGAACTCAGGGAAACAAGGAAATGGTCAGAGCCCCGAGCTGTTTGATGGACAATGACACAAACAGCAACACGACATCAGGTGTGTTTTTGACGAGGACTCACCCAGGTAGATGTCTCCAAACGACCCGCTGCCGATTTTCCTGCCCAGTCTGTATCGGTTTCCTACTCTCAACTCCATGGTGGGGGCAGCTGTGGTCGGCTAGCAAGCTCACTCGCTAGCTCGAAAGGTGAAAAGGGAATGTTGAGGTTGAACGCCCCGGTGTTTAAAAGCAGAACGGGCCGAACCGAGCAGCTCCTCGGGACAGATCCGCTGTCTTCTCTGTGTTGTCTCCGGGTTAGGCTCCGCTCCCGCAGTCTTTCGCCACTTGTTTTAAAATGCTGCGAAAGTCATCTGGCGGTAATACGGGGCTTGTTGGAAAGGTCGAGGTGTGAACTTGATGCTCCCGGTGGTTTGGATACGATTGGACGTTAAATGTCCGCGGATGAAGACGGATTTTGAGGCGCTACGGTTCAGGGCTGGGCTCGAACAGTCTCCCTTTTGATGCTACCTCTTCTCCCTGTCAGCATCCTGATCATCCGCCGTCTACGTCAGTCGTCACTTCCGTGCTGCGTGACGCCAGTGCCAAAGAGCCTTTTACCGTAGAGCTGCCAACAGACACCGGCAACAGTAACAGCACAGTGTTTCTAAGAAAGAGAGAACTTTCCCTTTGTCTACACAACTACCGACACACATGCctcctaatatatatatatatatttagatatttatattttattttctattttaaatttttgttattctattttattctattttatactatttctatttttatttgaattttttttggttgaaattactgagcattgagagcctgtgaccctagtatttcattgccagcgactgcttcttgttatctctgtgcatttgacaataaaaatcttgaatctagctacctacctacctaactTCAAAAGCTGAATGcacatattgtatatatttcatattctattttatttaattacaaaatacatatatactCTTGCATGGAGCTCTTGtaacaaacacaatttcccctgggatcaataaagtatttctgattctgataaactTTCACTTTTAAGCCTGTATCATTGATGGTTTGGATGTTCTTTGATTTATGGTACCTCATTTGTTCAGTCTGACTTTAACAGGCTCTTTTTCACATACTGCTATTAAAGTATACATCTGTTTACTAAGAGGTACACCTAGTGGTGGCCACTAACATCATGAATTAGTGCGGTAGAACGTACGAGGGATGTTCTCCGTCtcgtcctatgttctaaaaagggacagtgtttagtttaaaaaggcgtagaggtaatgatgtctgatatACTGAGCAGGTCACACAGTTTTCAAAGTGCTGCCATACGGgtcagtagccagtcagattttcatttagcctcagtgtacccCGTATCGTTGATCGCAAGGCACTTGATGACACTAAGGTGCACAACTGAACTCCTGTGTTCAGATACAGTATCACCACATttttgacaataaaataaatatgtataaactAGGCCAGCACCTGTGGTGTGTTGATTTACTTTTGTCTCAAAGCAAGTCTCCCGGTTTGAATCCCTGTTCTTTTGGTGTTTGCAGGGTTTTCTCTTTGTTcgccagcttcctcccacagccctaaaacatgcagattggggttaggttaattggagactctaaattagttgtaggtgtgaatgtgatagTGAatggctgtttgtctctgtatgatGACGCTGTGATACACTGGCAACCTGTCCTAGGTGAACCTAGCAAATGAAGCTCACACTACAACCCATGGCAATGTTACGCCATCGATCTTCCTGTGCTCAGTgccctttgttgtttttccataGTTTTCTGCTGGGGACCAATctcatcaaaataaaagtgtctgGTTCTGCACAATAACAAAAGAGTGTTTCCTTTGTCCAGCTGGCCTCGGTCCATTCTCTCATGGGCAGCTGAGTGCAAACCCATAGAAATAAACACAGTAACTAAATAAAGGTCACTGCGATATGGAGTATTAACTTGGCTCTATCTCAAGCTGTTTcgtaaaaaatttaaaatacaatggTTAAGGGTTATTTTCATTAAAGATTTTGTCTGTAATTTTGATATAATAAATTTAACATGATTATGGTAAAATTGTATTCaagcaagttttttttttgatttttatgttttttcctaattttattttttggaaatggtgcttttattgtgaaggatgAAGTCCGGAAAAGGCTTTGCATTGCCGGTGTGACACTTTTTCTATTTCCTTGTTTTCAACTGTTTGACCTTTCCGTCGGGATTCAGCTGAATGTGATAACATGTCTGTGACTGTGGAAGGAAACAAAGTTTCTGGAAGAAGGAGACGAGAGAACGGAGAAGAGAGCGATGGTGTCACCGGGAAGAAGGACAGACCGGAACCCAGCCGGTACTGTAGCTCCTCACTTTCTTCACAGCCTCATAAAACTGAAACTGAGCCAGAGTGAACGAGTCTTCTCTAGTTTTAATGTTGCAGGTTCGTCATGAGATGTTTTATTAACTACAGCAGCAAAGGAAAGTTGCTGACAATCAACGAACTTTTTCAGCCCCACAGGTCCTTTTTCTAGCAGACATGCTGACACCAacaaacacatctgtaaacacagAAATGAATGATGGCTGAGTTCCATTCAGCTGCATCAGTTTTACAGTCCGGGGGCTTCAAACTAGCTCACCGGGGTCTCACTGTAAGGTCTCACTGTGAGGTCTCACTGTGAGGTCTCACTGTAAGGTCTCACTGTAAGGTCTCACTGTAAGGTCTCACTGTAAGGTCTCACTGGGACACGAGCTGGACAGAGTGTTCTTTTCCTACCATGACAAGTCACAGTGGCCTTCACAAGGAAGTGCAACCTCAACTAGCCTGGTACTACTCACATCTGTCCTGTGTGACAAAGAGTTGCTTCCTTCCAGGGGCAGTTGTGGTGGTCTTGAAGGACCCGAGTGGACCAGTGTGAGCCTCCCTTCCCCATTGTGCTCTtcataaaatcaaaaaaaagtATTGATCCAAATGACCTCCGGGTAAAATCCAGAGATTTGGTTACGGAGTTTACCATGagtctgcctttcacacattcacaactCAGTGGGAGGTTTCTGCACAGACAAGTTCACAACAGCATAAAATCCTGCACATTATTCATGTGAAAGGTGGAGCAGACGTAGCAACATGATACCGTCAGAGTCGGTGTCTTTTAATCGGTGACACCGCTTTTTTGCAGTGAGATATTCGTTTTCTTAAAACTAACTCAACCAAACATAGCTGTTTTGTTGAGTACAAGCAGGATAGTGAGATAACGCTGGCGAGCTGCATTACCTCTTGGAAGAAACGGTTTTCTTAAATTCTGTGTGGTGGAAGgacgcttttttttttcttccctttaaccaaaacaaaagcaaatttTATGAGCCACCAGTAAATTGTCTGCCTAGTGTTTGATAAACCTTGAACCACTGCAAGATCTTCATGCAGAGAAAATGTCATCATAAAGTGAAGTAGCCTGTGGAAAACATCAATCCAGATAAATTACTGCTCAAGCTCCTCTGCAATACAACAAATAATTAAACCTCATTTGGTATCTTTGCCACCTTTTACTTCACCAGGTTGGAGTCTTGTTTGGATCAACCCATGGATTCAAGCAGTATCCATGAAGTTGTCAAGTTTACACCCTCGCAGCTACCAGGTCAGGTGACTACATCACCACGTCTTCCTTAAATTTGAGCTGCAGTTGATATCTTGCTGTCCAAACTTCCTTTAATGTGATATTCCCTATTCTTTTCCAGCCAAACATTATGATGCTGACACCACCGAGCCAGTCAGCTCTGGCCTTCAGACTCTAGAGGAGCTTCTGACATGGAAACGAAGCGAGGCCAACCCCTTAAATGTGGTGGTCGTCCCTCTGGCCGCTCGGGAGCCTCCCCTGGCCAGTAGTCCACGTCGGACGCTGGTGTCTCATGACATGATGGGTGGCTACCTAGATGACAGGTGTGAATTTATAAGGATATTACAAGCCCCTAAGGAAATAGGATGATTTCCTCTGGTCTCTGTGGGCAACTATAAATGGAGAATTCAGAAAAGGACACTGATCTTCAAATCACCTCAAAAGTTTCTTTCAGCTAATTTCTTATGTTTACAAACTCAACACAGTTCACAGTGAGCTGAAAGGATATTTCAAGATTTAGGGGCTTTACTTGGCACTATACCTAAATTAGGGAGTATGCACTACACGGCCCAAAGTATGTGGATGCCTGGATGCAACACTTGTGTGATAGCTATTCGATCCTGGAACCTTGCTGCAGGGATTTGCTCCCCGAAAGTCAGCTATTGATATTGAAGATACACAGACCACTGTGCTCCCCAACGACCAGCCTAAGTATTTAGTAGGTCTTTGTCTTAGTCCACTAAGTTTCAACACAGGGTAAATACTGTATGGCTGTGTCCTACTTCAGGGGCCACAGCCTTTGGAGGCTGCATGTGGAAGCTAATCACACTGTTATGAGTTATGACTCAGTGAAGTCCGTGTGCATGTGTCCCTAAGGTGCACTCTGACTGTGTCATCATAACATGAGCTATATGCCTAAATACAGCCACTAATGAAGACTATAAATACAACACTTTTTTCCCAGATGGATTTGGTTGCTTGTTTAAGCTTTTGGGTTCATGATTCATCcatgataatttatttataatgggTCTTTCCTCGATTATATTTTGTTCCTGCAGCCACATTCATTTACCATAATGCCATGTCATCCTGTCTTCTGTCGTTAAGGTTTGTCCAGGGGACAAGTGTCGAAGATCCGTACGCTTTCTACCACTGGCAGTACATTGATATTTTCAACTACTTCACACACAACATGGTGACTATTCCTCCTGCTGTGTGGACCAGTGCTGCACATAAACATGGAGTCGTCGTTATAGGTGAGTGAAAAATGTAGTCGTCctgaattcatattttacattttataacaCAAGTATCAAGATGTAGTGAGAGTTTGACAGGGCTTCCAATCTTCGCTGTGATTGGCTTTCTTTCCAGGGACTTTCATCACAGAGTGGAATGATGGAGCCAAGGCGTGTGAAGCTTTCCTAAAAGATGAGGAGTCATATCGGGCAGTAGCTGATAAACTAGTCCAGATTAGCCACTATTATGGCTTCGATGGCTGGCTCATTAACATAGAGAATACCCTCAGTGTGAGTAATTGACTTCTGGTGCTCATCACAACACCACATATAGTTTTAGGTCGTGGCCATAGAGTGTATATgtcaagatggacgacgcgtctccactttctcctacTATCCGGAAATTAACCAAATATATCCAGGACACAAACACCATCATTTTCTGGATTCCCAGCCAGAGTCTCTGCAGTGGGAtggagctgtatatatatatatatatatctacacTGCAGCCAGTATAGATCACTTGGCAGTTGAAAACACTTTAAGGAAGCAgttgtgtcgtccatcttaattTACAGTCTATTGTCTGAGCTCTGACTGGGCCACTCCAAAAGGTGGATTTTCTTAGCTTGAAATCTCTAGAAATCTTTTGGATCATTCTTCTGCTGCATCACCAGTTTCCCTGTTATTGTCCTGTAAGTTACACTGACTActttaataattaatttccCCCCCTCAATGATGTTGAGCTGTCCAGGCCAAGAGGCTGCAAAGCCCCAAATTCTGATGCTTCCACACCCTCTTCATGCAGTCCTCAGGCCAAGTGTAGTGCTGCACGAGTTGTGCAGGTTTTTTGGGGAGAGTAGGAGTTTCCTTTGTGGTTTCCTGCCATAGAGGACACCGGGCTCCACGGTTTTTGCAGCCAGATTAACTCAGCTCCAGGGATTATTTGTTCCTTTATCTAGGGTTGACCCTTGCCTCATTAAATGTTCTGTGTTTACTTTTGGAATCATGATAGGAGACTAGACACCATATTATAGACAGCATTACAGTTAGCCTCTGGACAGATTAAAATATATCTATTTGTGCTGTAACACACCTAAAATTAGTATTATTGAGAAAAATTTATACAGAAATACGATTCACTCTCCTTTTCTTGCCTCTGTAGCTCCCTCCTAGATGATGAATCCCACTGACTTGATTTTATCAATACTTCAGTAGTTAGTTCACATAAGTCTGTTTGCACTGTGAATATGCTAGAATGTCGATCACAGAGGTAATCGCATGCCTGTAGTCTtgtgttatgtttccctttttaaaaaaacgatttACTCAAGCTAACATTCGTGTAGAGTGTGTCAAGCCCTGAAGTACAAACAAATTGTGTGCACTGTCTTCTGCATGCAGGAAGTTGCGGTGAAGAACACACCTTTGTTCCTGCGCTATCTGACGGACCAGATGCACGAGCGAGTCTCTGGCAGCCTGGTGCTGTGGTACGATAGCGTGCTTGAGAGCGGACAGCTACTGTGGCAGAATGAACTCAACCAGTCCAACAGGTTGAGTGATATCGTTTGTGATTTTAAAACTTGGTTCAAATTTTTACTTCATTAGTAGCTTACTGATCCAGAACTTTGTCCCAAACTCCTCATATAGGATGTTTTTCGATGCCTGTGATGGTTTCTTCACTAACTACAACTGGACAGAGCAGAACCTGGAAGGGATGAAAGAAGACAGTGTGATCCAAGGCCGTGAGGCTGACGTCTATATCGGGATAGACGTGTTTGCCCGAGGCGAAGTGGTAGGAGGAATGCTTGAAACCAATAAGGTACGCACTCTGGATCAGGTGTCTTTTTATTAATATGCATGAATCACTTGCAGGCAATTGACTGTACGGTTTGTCTTCAGGCTCTTGAGATCATCAGGAAGCACAACTTCTCTACAGCCATCTTCGCTCCAGGCTGGGTGTACGAGACCCTCGATGATAAGACTGAATTCCGCAAGAACCAGGACATGTGAGATCTGCGCAGTATTGACACTGACTTTATTACACTCATTAATCGCCAATTAATTTagaaatcatatttaaaataGTAGCACGTTTAGTCAGTGGGAGCCAGTGGAggagatgaataaataaagaataggATGTTCTTAATCTTCCTGCAGGTTCTGGGCTCTTTTGTCAGACTACCTGTACATCCACCGACCAGCCTCGCCTCtccccttcatctcctccttctgCCAGGGCTTCGGGAAGGCTCTCTACTGCAGAGGAAAGGTACTGGTGGAACGGTGGAAGAGGGAAACACACAATGTTAACATTACTGGTTGCTCATGCCAGTGCGCTTGAGTTTTTCAAAGATATTTCAACACACTTCCAAATCAATAAGAATAATTTGTGCAAATGCAAATCATAAGttaattttcaccactttctaactttctgcaaagccctcaaaaagccaattcatttgcctgaataataataataataaatataaattactaTTTTTAAATCGATGATATATTCAAAATGTTGATGTAAACTGTAATGTTAGATGATTTTTAGTGACTATGGTgtgaattgttttattttaaggaCTTTGAATGCATTGAGGTAAgataataaacagaaaatagaaATAACCTTCAGTCTGTGTTCTTGCACAGGAGCCTTACCAGTTTGTTGTAGAAGGACACAAATCCATACCCCTTTGATTTGCCTGTCGCCATGTCCTTCACAACACGAGCGTCCCTGCAGGGAAAAGttaaaaacagcttcagtgaacttttcatttgaaattctTCAAACTTAAAAAGGAACCACGCAAAACACACTGAACTGTgaatcctctcctctgtcctacATTAACGTATATTAGCTATCATGACTTTTTACTGAGGACTGACTCCAAATGTAACTTCAAACCAAcacttgaaaacaaaacaaaaaaaataccaaataaaaatttctagggctgcaaagcagcactgggtgggcccgagcacatgcattttgaagcgttgcatgctttttgtctgaaaaaactaaaataaccagtcctgagagagaaagagacgtgacctttgcaagacataaagtttcctttgatctaggaagactgaaatcaaagtattcatggtccatgtatgtccgggttacagaacatcgtgttttaatggcatgtaatcaaactttgacgccacgccacggtcacaccatgTGACGGAAAAAaaattgagccattttgcgacgcccattgaaaattccttcagaatatgtaaattttcaccactttctaactttctgcaaattttggtaagaagttgagcatggtaaagccctcaaaaagccaattcatttgcctgaataataataataataataataataataataataataataataataataataataataataataatccttacaatttcaatagggtctcacctgacacctttgatgtcagtgctcgggccctaactaaaTGGAGAAAAGAAAGCTTTGAAGTCATAAGCCCTACAATGCTTTAATTAACGTAATAATTAAGTAATATATTCTATTTCTCTTGTTACATTCATTATAAGATATTCTTAGTGCAAGGATTGGACCGAACATTTCTTGTTTCAAGCTGCAGACCATGGTAGTTAAACAAAATACTTCAACCATTATGACACCATAATCAGTGGGTATATGCAGTTTTTTGTAAACGCGGGTAAACCTcctaatatattaaatatatactttttcacaaaaaattcaaaaaggGTACctgtgtgagcgagagagaaaaatggACTGGATTGCAACATTTTCTAAAACCCTACTTCAATAGAAATACCAAT encodes:
- the engase gene encoding cytosolic endo-beta-N-acetylglucosaminidase encodes the protein MSVTVEGNKVSGRRRRENGEESDGVTGKKDRPEPSRLESCLDQPMDSSSIHEVVKFTPSQLPAKHYDADTTEPVSSGLQTLEELLTWKRSEANPLNVVVVPLAAREPPLASSPRRTLVSHDMMGGYLDDRFVQGTSVEDPYAFYHWQYIDIFNYFTHNMVTIPPAVWTSAAHKHGVVVIGTFITEWNDGAKACEAFLKDEESYRAVADKLVQISHYYGFDGWLINIENTLSEVAVKNTPLFLRYLTDQMHERVSGSLVLWYDSVLESGQLLWQNELNQSNRMFFDACDGFFTNYNWTEQNLEGMKEDSVIQGREADVYIGIDVFARGEVVGGMLETNKALEIIRKHNFSTAIFAPGWVYETLDDKTEFRKNQDMFWALLSDYLYIHRPASPLPFISSFCQGFGKALYCRGKHESERSWFNLAAQEIQPLYYHTELEGQGWLRSRGCPLDAWNGGCSLLLEGLIPASQTSPLSANIFSLNVPLPSKILVSFIHKPCAGISVSMELKTTDNSLCMDNHNVKFTTVQPEVLDEGHQLMSLFSQLCGNLNPDGWTIRCLQLELRGCTLREVGVSIQRRGDPQDTPFSCRVGEIMVLDVACLQVPSELVLGMCIYDVVWVRGVGTLPESTSPRLHFNATLRWDYSSRTVRHFRVYWRRLRGPDPRIPPGQLVLLGRAYSNLFRVTELEVPWSPGLLELVVEPVSSKGFLVPESQWGRRSISYSVDITK